Proteins encoded in a region of the Prunus persica cultivar Lovell chromosome G4, Prunus_persica_NCBIv2, whole genome shotgun sequence genome:
- the LOC18779363 gene encoding cold and drought-regulated protein CORA, whose amino-acid sequence MASSKAFLLLGLVFVVLLISSEVSATPTQESIVNGDGHGHGEYGHGHGGYGHGHGGHNHGHGGYGHGHGGYGHGHHGKGGPGAAETEIEN is encoded by the exons ATGGCATCCTCAAaggcttttcttcttcttggtcttGTCTTTGTTGTTCTCCTCATCTCCTCTGAGGTCTCAGCTACTCCAACTC AGGAGAGTATAGTCAACGGTGATGGCCACGGACATGGAGAGTATGGCCATGGACATGGAGGTTATGGACACGGACATGGAGGGCATAACCACGGACATGGAGGGTATGGCCATGGACATGGAGGGTATGGCCACGGCCACCACGGCAAAGGGGGGCCGGGTGCTGCTGAGACTGAAATCGAGAATTAG